The Sagittula stellata E-37 sequence CATGTTCATCACCGCCGAACAGATGAAATCGGCAGTGAAACCCTTCGAGCAGATCCGCAAGGCCGTGGGCGACCGGATGGAGATCATGGTCGAGATGCACTGCCTGTGGAACCTGCCCGTGGCCAAGGACATCGCCCGCGTGCTGGAGGACTACGCCCCCCGCTGGTACGAGGACCCGATCCGCATGAACAACGCGCAGGCACTGGCGGAGTTCGCGGCGTCGACGAACGTCTGGACCTGCGCCTCCGAAACGCTGGGATCGCGCTTTGCCTACAAGGAGTTCATGGACCGGGACGCCGCGCATGTGGTCATGGCCGATCTTTGCTGGACCGGCGGGCTGACCGAGGGGCGCAAGATCGCTGCCATGGCCGACACCTACCACCGCCCCTTCGCGCCGCATGACTGCATCGGCCCTGTCGGCTTTGCCGCCGCGATCCACATGTCCTTCAGCCAGCCCAACACGCTGATCCAGGAATCGGTGCGCGCCTTCTACAACGGCTGGTATCGCGAGCTGGTGACCGAGGTGCCGCGCATCGAAGGAGGCTATGTCTACCCGATGGAAGGCCCGGGCCTCGGCACCGAGCTGCGCCCCGAATTCTTCGCGCGCGGCGACCTGACAACACGCATTTCGGAGGTTTCATGAGCCATCCCCTGTTCGATCTGACCGGCAAGACCGCCCTCATCACCGGCTCCTCCCGGGGCCTCGGCCGCGCCTTTGCCGAAGGCCTCGCGCAGGCTGGGGCGCGCATCGTCCTGAATGGCGTAAATGCCGACCGGCTGGAAACCGCCGCGCAGGAGATGCGCGATCAGGGCTTTGACGTGCTGACCTCGGCCTTCGACGTGGCGGATGAGGCGGCGATTGTCGCCGCCTTCGAGGCGCTGGATGCCGAGGTCGTCGACGTCGACATCCTCGTGAACAACGCGGGCATCCAGTTCCGCAAACCGATGCTGGAGCTGGACACCGCAGACTGGCGCCGGGTCATCGACATCAACCTGACTGCGGCCTTTGTCGTCGGCCGCGAAGCCGCGAAGCGCATGGCCAAGCGGGGCCGGGGAAAGGTGATCAACATCGGCTCGCTGACGTCCGAGCTGGCCCGCGCCACCGTCGCGCCCTACACGGTCGCCAAAGGCGGCATCAAGATGTTGACCAAGGCGATGGCCGCCGAATGGGGCGAGGCAGGCATTCAGGCCAACGCCATCGGCCCGGGCTACATGGTCACCGACATGAACGAGGCGCTGCTGTCGAACCCCGAGTTCGACGCCTGGGTCAAGGGCCGTACGCCGATGCGTCGCTGGGGTCTGCCGGAGGAACTGGCGGGCACCTGCATCTACCTCGCTTCGGACGCGTCGAATTATGTCTCGGGACAAATCATCTATGCCGATGGCGGCATGATCTCGGTTCTGTAGCCCATGATGAAGATCGTGTTTTACGGCATCAATGCCGCCGCCTTCGAGCCGGGTCTGTCCGAGCAACTGGAGATACCTCACGAGATCGCGGTGATTTCGGACGGCGCAGACGCCCCGGGCGAGGCCGAGGCGCTCGCCGGGGCCGACGTGGTCGTGGGCGTGCATCTCAAGGGGGCGGGCGTGCAGAGCGCACGTCTGTTCCAGCTGCCCGCCGCCGGGTACGACCTGGTCGACATGGCGGCATTGCCCGCGGGCTGTGCCGTGTGCAACGCCTTCGGCCACGAAAACGCCATCGCGGAATACGTCATGTCGGCGCTCTTGTCGCGGCATGTGCCGCTGGCGGATGCGGACGCTCGGCTGCGGCAGGGCGACTGGCATTACTGGGCGGGAGGTACGGAGGGGCTTCGGACCGAGCTGGGCCAGCAGAGCATCGGGATCGTGGGGCATGGCCATATCGGCAAGGCCGTCAAGGACCGTGCGCTGGCCTTCGGCATGAAGGTGCACGTGGCCAACCGCTCGCCGGTCGATGATGCACGCGTCACGGCGCATGGGCTGCAGGCGCTGGCCGGGATGGCGGGGCAGGTGGACGTGCTGCTGAACACGCTGCCGCTGTCGGACAGCACCGAAGGTCTGATCGGCGCCGAGGTGCTTGCGGCCATGCACGACGGTGCCGTCATCATGAACGTCGGGCGCGGTCCGGTGATCGACGAGGACGCGCTTTTTGCCGCGCTGAAGGACGGTCGTCTGAATGCGATCCTCGACACCTGGTACGTCTATCCCTCGAAGGACGCGCCGAACCCGCTGCCGTCGAAGCATGCGTTTCACGAACTGCCCAACGTCACCCTCACCCCGCACATGTCGGCCTGGACCAGCGGCACCATCGCCCGTCGCACGGCCACCGTGGCAGAGAACGTCAACCGGCTGGCGCGCGGCGACGCTCTGATCAACGTCATCAAGGAGGCCCACTCATGAAGGCAGTTGTCATCCACGGTGCGCGCGATCTGCGCATCGAAGACATGGCCCCCGCCGCGCAGCCCGGCCCTGGCGAGGTGCAGGTGCACGTGGCCAACGGCGGGATCTGTGGGTCCGATCTGCATTACTATCTGCACGGTGGCTTTGGCGCGATCCGCGTCCGCGAACCGATGGCGCTGGGGCATGAAGTCTCGGGCGTCGTGTCCGACGTGGGCGACGGCGTCGAAGGTCTGGCGGTCGGCGACAAGGTGGCCGTGAACCCTTCGCGTCCCTGCGCGCGCTGCGAATACTGCCTGCGCGGACAGCCGAACCAGTGCCTGGACATGCGCTTCAACGGCTCGGCCATGCGGATGCCGCATGAACAGGGCCTGTTCCGCGAGACGCTGACCCTGCCCGCGACGCTGGTAGAGCGTTTCGCACCGGAGGCCGACCTGGCCTTCGCCGCGATGACCGAACCGCTGGCGGTCTGTCTGCACGCCGTGCGGCAGGCCGGATCGCTGCTTGGGAAAACGGTGTTGGTGGCGGGCTCAGGCCCCATCGGTTGCCTGACTATCGCCGCCGCCCGTCTGGCCGGAGCAACACGGATCGTCGCGACCGACATCTCAGACACGCCCCTTGGTGTCGCCCGCGCGATGGGCGCACATGAGACGATCAACCTGGCCGCCACGCCGGAGGGGTTGGCCCCCTTCCAGCGCGACAAAGGCCAG is a genomic window containing:
- a CDS encoding 2-hydroxyacid dehydrogenase; the encoded protein is MMKIVFYGINAAAFEPGLSEQLEIPHEIAVISDGADAPGEAEALAGADVVVGVHLKGAGVQSARLFQLPAAGYDLVDMAALPAGCAVCNAFGHENAIAEYVMSALLSRHVPLADADARLRQGDWHYWAGGTEGLRTELGQQSIGIVGHGHIGKAVKDRALAFGMKVHVANRSPVDDARVTAHGLQALAGMAGQVDVLLNTLPLSDSTEGLIGAEVLAAMHDGAVIMNVGRGPVIDEDALFAALKDGRLNAILDTWYVYPSKDAPNPLPSKHAFHELPNVTLTPHMSAWTSGTIARRTATVAENVNRLARGDALINVIKEAHS
- a CDS encoding mandelate racemase/muconate lactonizing enzyme family protein, whose amino-acid sequence is MKITAIRTYRAEEFANVLWVHVETDAGITGLGETFYGAEACEAHIHNTLAVRLLGQNPLNIEALHKEMVSLPNAQASTGVEYRAASAVDIALWDIFGKVAGQPVHVMLGGQSWDRIRVYNTCAGTRYVRTNKIKPVDTWNRDEGQYEDLDAFMTDAGALAENLLESGITAMKIWPFDPPAIENKGMFITAEQMKSAVKPFEQIRKAVGDRMEIMVEMHCLWNLPVAKDIARVLEDYAPRWYEDPIRMNNAQALAEFAASTNVWTCASETLGSRFAYKEFMDRDAAHVVMADLCWTGGLTEGRKIAAMADTYHRPFAPHDCIGPVGFAAAIHMSFSQPNTLIQESVRAFYNGWYRELVTEVPRIEGGYVYPMEGPGLGTELRPEFFARGDLTTRISEVS
- a CDS encoding SDR family oxidoreductase, yielding MSHPLFDLTGKTALITGSSRGLGRAFAEGLAQAGARIVLNGVNADRLETAAQEMRDQGFDVLTSAFDVADEAAIVAAFEALDAEVVDVDILVNNAGIQFRKPMLELDTADWRRVIDINLTAAFVVGREAAKRMAKRGRGKVINIGSLTSELARATVAPYTVAKGGIKMLTKAMAAEWGEAGIQANAIGPGYMVTDMNEALLSNPEFDAWVKGRTPMRRWGLPEELAGTCIYLASDASNYVSGQIIYADGGMISVL
- a CDS encoding L-idonate 5-dehydrogenase, encoding MKAVVIHGARDLRIEDMAPAAQPGPGEVQVHVANGGICGSDLHYYLHGGFGAIRVREPMALGHEVSGVVSDVGDGVEGLAVGDKVAVNPSRPCARCEYCLRGQPNQCLDMRFNGSAMRMPHEQGLFRETLTLPATLVERFAPEADLAFAAMTEPLAVCLHAVRQAGSLLGKTVLVAGSGPIGCLTIAAARLAGATRIVATDISDTPLGVARAMGAHETINLAATPEGLAPFQRDKGQIDVSFECSGAPQALGGLLTATRAGGTVVLVGMGGEAPLPLQLTVAKELTLRGAFRFHEEFATAARVISEGRIDLAPLLTGVHDTDDAVAAFDLAADKSRAMKVQIRFSGA